From the Phycisphaerales bacterium AB-hyl4 genome, one window contains:
- a CDS encoding outer membrane lipoprotein carrier protein LolA: MCLPRLLMLLVLLSSSLSLATSMALGDDVPDRPGEVSAELWDELVALDALAGEVTSLRGRFERHRSTPLLRRPLVSEGVVYVSGDRVRWETQAPSPSTTLVRDGEVQIYQPEERRVEVYALEERAEQFGGGLMLRLTTLVETFCLAEVEPGEVFEDLAGDDVAGLLGLRLTPRDEAITEEFESMAMLLDRETGQLLRLRLVTDASQWTEYRFVEVEPNVELGEDTFTLELPTDVEVVRPMEGGSRD, translated from the coding sequence ATGTGCCTGCCTCGCTTGTTGATGCTGTTGGTGTTGTTGTCGTCGTCGCTGTCATTGGCGACGTCGATGGCGTTGGGTGATGATGTACCCGATCGGCCTGGGGAGGTTTCCGCTGAGTTGTGGGATGAACTGGTGGCGTTGGACGCGCTGGCTGGGGAGGTGACGAGCCTTCGCGGGCGGTTCGAGCGCCACCGCAGCACGCCGTTGCTGCGTCGGCCGTTGGTGTCGGAAGGCGTGGTGTATGTGTCGGGGGATCGCGTGCGTTGGGAGACGCAAGCGCCTTCGCCGAGCACGACGCTGGTGCGTGACGGGGAGGTGCAGATCTATCAGCCGGAGGAGCGGCGGGTTGAGGTTTATGCGCTTGAAGAGCGAGCGGAGCAATTCGGCGGTGGGCTGATGCTGCGGTTGACGACCTTGGTGGAGACGTTTTGCCTGGCGGAGGTGGAGCCGGGCGAGGTGTTTGAGGATCTTGCGGGGGATGATGTGGCGGGGCTGCTTGGGTTGCGGTTGACGCCACGCGATGAGGCGATCACGGAAGAGTTTGAATCGATGGCCATGCTGTTGGATCGTGAGACGGGGCAGTTGCTTCGGCTTCGGCTGGTGACGGACGCGTCGCAGTGGACGGAGTATCGGTTTGTCGAGGTTGAGCCGAACGTGGAGCTTGGGGAGGACACGTTTACGCTGGAGCTGCCGACGGACGTGGAAGTGGTGCGTCCGATGGAGGGTGGCTCGCGTGATTGA
- a CDS encoding phosphopantetheine-binding protein: protein MTEAHLKSELGERVRTILRRDLRLGPDAKIEDDTPLMGGDFELDSLDMVMLVTSVEKEFGVKLTDADKGPQAFKNVGTLVAFLQNHDQIGDGSGGEATTAASASDGPASGDARPVDLEQRLAGLPHGEPFRFVSRLTELTPMEQGQGEWQLTGDESFFAGHFPQRPIVPGVLISEALAQLSGLVGVEADGEARDGQLAHVDVRFRRAVAPPATLVLHSRLTGTVDPMQHFEVRAEVDGEVVAEGRVALKRGASQG from the coding sequence ATGACGGAAGCTCATCTGAAATCGGAACTTGGCGAACGTGTGCGGACGATTCTGCGTCGCGACCTGCGGCTTGGGCCGGACGCGAAGATCGAAGACGACACGCCTTTGATGGGCGGCGACTTCGAGCTGGATTCGCTGGACATGGTCATGCTTGTGACCAGCGTAGAGAAGGAGTTCGGCGTCAAGCTGACCGATGCGGACAAGGGGCCGCAGGCGTTCAAGAACGTCGGCACGCTGGTGGCGTTCCTGCAGAATCACGACCAGATCGGCGACGGCAGCGGCGGCGAGGCGACGACCGCGGCGTCGGCGTCGGACGGGCCTGCGTCGGGCGATGCGCGGCCGGTGGACCTGGAGCAACGGCTGGCGGGGTTGCCGCATGGCGAGCCGTTCCGGTTTGTCTCACGGCTGACTGAGTTGACGCCGATGGAGCAGGGACAGGGTGAGTGGCAGTTGACGGGGGATGAGTCGTTTTTCGCGGGCCACTTTCCGCAGCGGCCGATCGTGCCGGGCGTGTTGATCAGCGAGGCGCTGGCGCAGCTTTCGGGGCTGGTGGGTGTTGAGGCGGACGGCGAAGCGCGGGATGGTCAGCTTGCGCATGTGGACGTTCGTTTTCGTCGTGCGGTTGCGCCGCCGGCGACGCTGGTGCTGCACAGCCGACTGACGGGAACGGTGGACCCGATGCAGCATTTCGAAGTGCGGGCCGAGGTGGACGGCGAGGTTGTGGCCGAGGGACGGGTGGCGCTGAAGCGCGGCGCGTCGCAGGGTTGA
- a CDS encoding beta-ketoacyl synthase N-terminal-like domain-containing protein, producing MRDVVITGSGLVSALGLDRQTTWQRICQGESGLGPLTALEQQPSEPRDGGQAPALPGEDDGRPREVRYLRHAIADALKEAGLGGEGASPYAGERCGLVFGTTLHGMRAGGAFFRANDFTPLHDFQAAAVLNDAAEAFGLTGIATTTCSACSSGLSSIALAVTLLQTGELDMVVAGGYDPISEYAYAGFNSLRLVAEGPPRPFGRGRQGMKLGEGYGAVVLERADDARRRRAKPIGRVVGFGESADAHHLTQPHPEGRGAVRAIREALASAELSPADIDLVTAHATGTPDNERGEYAALKQVFEETLSDVPVVAFKSWLGHTLGGAGTVECILTLCALNDGYVPPTDNVEVADLEYPDLRFARHHAEPKPLRYAINLSLGFGGANTCVVFAPPTAEAAAVEAPTVMTRGSDAGRRPVVTGIGVLLPNAIGHEALMPRVSAEAGAPVGQSAMVDEAAVREMLQTPRARRMSDYVKLALCSAKLACSDAGLEDGEGFGEQDAAIAGSSHGSASYCADYYRQVVEEGIEAANAVLFAEGVPNAAAAHLSLMFKLTGPCQTIIGSRTAGLDALHLAALRIEQGQWDRAMICAAEEATDIVRDAYRHCGLHAGDQTMCSPFDAEHGFVLGNGAVTLMIESQASAERRGAKTYGVIESSTTGYHSPRDARGFVGRWGQLLDRLGGPRQVISSANSTWIGRAEASAVASARADATVSSVYGHFGEMFSVGPFAAIAAALLAGKLPALRGGLPTGGTLNAATGNESADDFAVLCSDYAGSMSAVRVRR from the coding sequence TTGCGTGACGTCGTCATTACAGGTAGCGGATTGGTGAGCGCCCTGGGGCTGGATCGTCAGACCACGTGGCAGCGGATATGTCAGGGCGAAAGCGGCCTTGGTCCGTTGACTGCGCTGGAGCAGCAGCCGAGCGAGCCGCGCGATGGCGGGCAGGCGCCGGCGTTGCCGGGCGAGGACGATGGTCGGCCGCGCGAGGTGCGCTACCTCCGCCATGCGATCGCGGACGCGTTGAAAGAGGCAGGGCTCGGCGGCGAGGGGGCGTCGCCTTACGCGGGCGAGCGGTGCGGGCTGGTGTTCGGCACGACGTTGCATGGGATGCGGGCGGGGGGCGCGTTTTTTCGCGCGAACGACTTTACGCCCTTGCATGATTTTCAAGCGGCCGCGGTGCTCAACGATGCGGCGGAAGCGTTTGGCTTGACGGGGATCGCGACCACAACGTGCTCGGCCTGCTCGTCGGGGTTGAGCAGCATCGCGCTGGCGGTGACGCTGTTGCAGACGGGCGAGTTGGATATGGTTGTGGCGGGGGGGTACGACCCGATCAGCGAGTATGCCTACGCGGGGTTCAACAGTTTGCGATTGGTGGCGGAGGGACCGCCGCGGCCGTTCGGTCGTGGTCGACAGGGGATGAAGCTTGGGGAAGGTTACGGCGCGGTGGTGCTGGAGCGGGCGGATGATGCGCGGCGGCGTCGCGCGAAGCCGATCGGCCGAGTGGTCGGGTTCGGCGAGTCGGCGGACGCGCATCACCTGACGCAGCCGCATCCGGAAGGGCGCGGCGCGGTGCGAGCGATACGCGAGGCGCTCGCGTCGGCGGAGCTATCGCCTGCGGATATTGATCTGGTGACAGCGCACGCGACGGGCACGCCGGACAACGAGCGTGGCGAGTATGCGGCGCTGAAGCAGGTGTTTGAGGAAACGTTGTCGGACGTGCCGGTGGTGGCGTTTAAGAGTTGGCTTGGTCATACGCTTGGCGGCGCGGGGACGGTGGAGTGCATACTGACGTTGTGCGCTTTGAATGATGGGTACGTGCCGCCGACGGATAATGTTGAGGTGGCGGATCTGGAGTATCCGGATTTGCGTTTCGCGCGGCATCATGCCGAGCCGAAGCCGTTGCGGTACGCGATCAACCTTTCGCTTGGGTTTGGTGGGGCGAATACATGCGTGGTGTTTGCGCCGCCGACGGCGGAAGCGGCGGCGGTGGAAGCGCCGACGGTAATGACGCGTGGGAGTGATGCGGGTCGGCGGCCGGTGGTGACGGGCATTGGCGTGCTGCTGCCGAATGCGATTGGGCATGAGGCGTTGATGCCGCGCGTGTCGGCAGAGGCGGGAGCGCCGGTGGGACAGTCGGCGATGGTGGACGAGGCGGCGGTGCGGGAGATGTTGCAGACGCCGCGGGCGAGGCGGATGAGCGACTACGTGAAGCTTGCGCTGTGCTCGGCGAAGCTGGCGTGCAGCGATGCGGGGTTGGAAGACGGCGAAGGGTTTGGCGAGCAGGACGCCGCGATCGCGGGCTCATCGCATGGCTCGGCGAGCTACTGTGCCGACTACTACCGGCAGGTGGTGGAGGAAGGCATTGAAGCGGCGAACGCGGTGCTGTTTGCCGAGGGGGTGCCGAACGCGGCGGCGGCGCACTTGAGTTTGATGTTCAAGCTGACCGGGCCTTGCCAGACGATCATCGGCTCGCGGACGGCGGGGCTGGATGCGCTGCACCTGGCGGCGCTGCGCATTGAGCAGGGGCAGTGGGACCGGGCGATGATTTGCGCTGCGGAAGAAGCGACGGATATTGTGCGTGATGCTTATCGGCATTGCGGATTGCATGCGGGCGATCAGACGATGTGCTCGCCGTTTGATGCGGAGCATGGGTTTGTGCTGGGCAATGGTGCGGTGACGTTGATGATCGAGAGCCAGGCGTCGGCCGAGCGTCGGGGGGCGAAGACGTATGGCGTGATTGAAAGCTCGACGACGGGATATCACTCGCCGCGGGATGCGCGCGGGTTTGTGGGGCGGTGGGGTCAGTTGCTGGATCGGCTGGGCGGGCCGCGGCAGGTGATCAGTAGTGCGAACAGTACGTGGATCGGCAGAGCGGAGGCGTCGGCGGTGGCGTCGGCTCGCGCGGACGCGACGGTGAGCAGTGTGTATGGGCATTTCGGCGAGATGTTCAGCGTCGGGCCGTTCGCGGCGATCGCGGCGGCATTGCTGGCTGGCAAGCTGCCTGCGTTGCGCGGCGGGCTGCCGACGGGCGGGACGTTGAACGCGGCGACAGGCAATGAGTCGGCGGACGACTTCGCGGTGCTGTGCAGCGATTACGCCGGGTCGATGTCGGCGGTGCGGGTGCGGCGGTGA
- a CDS encoding lysophospholipid acyltransferase family protein produces MTQMHTLEAEAKQPGRAYHESRAISFWLNFFFFFARRTPLLVRWSRPFWMMLSRHFFVDYLRGGIRKNTHWLLGPDASEADRRALTDRVLEHFYMFIHDIGRAGGLSREQLEAQIDAVEGEDHFHEIRKLKRGAIIATAHMGSFEVGAAAVRSLEPRVHVAFQHDNLGAFDAIRHRLHEKLGLIEAVVDQGWSAWLQVRDALLNDEVVLIQADRTMPGQHGVAVPFMGGHLLMPLGPIKLAVMTGAPIVPVFAIRLPSGKVRLVIESPIVVDAERDRPRDEVPGPAMLQLTKVIEKQVRAHPEQWLMLHPAWMEDQAGGVTSRVGAEG; encoded by the coding sequence ATGACGCAGATGCACACGCTCGAAGCGGAGGCGAAGCAGCCGGGCAGGGCTTATCACGAGTCTCGGGCGATTTCGTTCTGGCTGAACTTCTTTTTCTTTTTCGCGCGACGGACGCCGCTGCTCGTGCGGTGGTCGCGGCCGTTCTGGATGATGCTGTCGCGGCATTTTTTCGTGGACTACCTGCGCGGCGGGATTCGGAAGAACACGCACTGGCTGCTGGGGCCTGACGCGAGCGAGGCGGATCGGCGGGCGCTGACGGATCGGGTGCTGGAACATTTTTACATGTTCATCCACGACATCGGCCGAGCGGGGGGGCTGTCGCGCGAGCAACTCGAAGCACAGATCGATGCGGTGGAAGGCGAAGACCATTTTCATGAGATTCGCAAGCTGAAGCGCGGCGCGATCATCGCCACGGCTCACATGGGCTCGTTTGAAGTTGGAGCGGCGGCGGTACGCTCGCTTGAGCCGAGAGTGCATGTTGCGTTTCAGCATGACAACCTGGGCGCGTTCGATGCGATCCGCCATCGCCTGCATGAAAAGCTGGGGTTGATCGAAGCGGTGGTGGATCAGGGGTGGAGCGCGTGGTTGCAGGTGCGCGATGCGCTTTTGAACGACGAGGTGGTGTTGATCCAGGCGGATCGAACGATGCCGGGGCAGCATGGGGTGGCGGTGCCTTTTATGGGTGGGCATCTGTTGATGCCGCTGGGGCCGATCAAGTTGGCGGTGATGACTGGGGCGCCGATCGTGCCGGTGTTTGCGATTCGTTTGCCGAGTGGGAAGGTGAGGCTGGTGATTGAGTCGCCGATCGTGGTGGATGCGGAGCGCGATCGGCCGCGCGACGAAGTGCCGGGGCCGGCGATGCTTCAACTCACGAAGGTGATTGAAAAGCAGGTGCGGGCGCACCCGGAGCAGTGGCTGATGCTGCACCCGGCGTGGATGGAGGATCAAGCGGGAGGAGTGACGTCGCGGGTGGGGGCGGAGGGGTGA